One genomic window of Arachis stenosperma cultivar V10309 chromosome 10, arast.V10309.gnm1.PFL2, whole genome shotgun sequence includes the following:
- the LOC130956058 gene encoding transcription factor bHLH153 isoform X2: protein MIASSFCNADSMFPREEGVDVRKMMGHKRSPCSVDQSSYTSIESKRQKANDLSITTKERKEKLSERIVALQQLVSPYGKTDTSSVLEEAMQYIRFLHKQLLSAPYLESSAATKDPGLEPCSLRSRGLCLVPVSLTIGVAESNGADIWAPIKTTTLPPKFEKEAAQFQS, encoded by the exons AGAGAAGAGGGGGTAGATGTTAGAAAGATGATGGGACACAAAAGGAGCCCATGTTCTGTTGACCAAAGCAGTTATACTTCTATTGAATCTAAAAGGCAAAAGGCGAATGATTTATCAATCACCACAAag GAGAGGAAGGAGAAGCTTAGTGAACGAATTGTTGCATTGCAGCAGCTTGTTTCACCATATGGCAAG ACAGATACATCTTCTGTCTTAGAGGAAGCAATGCAATACATACGTTTCCTTCATAAACAA CTTCTTAGTGCCCCGTACCTCGAGAGTTCGGCGGCAACCAAGGATCCG GGTCTGGAGCCATGCAGCCTGAGGAGCAGAGGGTTATGTCTTGTTCCTGTCTCACTAACAATTGGAGTTGCTGAGAGCAATGGTGCAGATATCTGGGCTCCCATCAAGACCACCACTTTGCCGCCGAAATTCGAGAAGGAGGCCGCCCAATTTCAGTCATAA
- the LOC130956058 gene encoding transcription factor bHLH153 isoform X1, translated as MIASSFCNADSMFPREEGVDVRKMMGHKRSPCSVDQSSYTSIESKRQKANDLSITTKERKEKLSERIVALQQLVSPYGKTDTSSVLEEAMQYIRFLHKQVKLLSAPYLESSAATKDPGLEPCSLRSRGLCLVPVSLTIGVAESNGADIWAPIKTTTLPPKFEKEAAQFQS; from the exons AGAGAAGAGGGGGTAGATGTTAGAAAGATGATGGGACACAAAAGGAGCCCATGTTCTGTTGACCAAAGCAGTTATACTTCTATTGAATCTAAAAGGCAAAAGGCGAATGATTTATCAATCACCACAAag GAGAGGAAGGAGAAGCTTAGTGAACGAATTGTTGCATTGCAGCAGCTTGTTTCACCATATGGCAAG ACAGATACATCTTCTGTCTTAGAGGAAGCAATGCAATACATACGTTTCCTTCATAAACAAGTTAAG CTTCTTAGTGCCCCGTACCTCGAGAGTTCGGCGGCAACCAAGGATCCG GGTCTGGAGCCATGCAGCCTGAGGAGCAGAGGGTTATGTCTTGTTCCTGTCTCACTAACAATTGGAGTTGCTGAGAGCAATGGTGCAGATATCTGGGCTCCCATCAAGACCACCACTTTGCCGCCGAAATTCGAGAAGGAGGCCGCCCAATTTCAGTCATAA